Sequence from the Mauremys mutica isolate MM-2020 ecotype Southern chromosome 2, ASM2049712v1, whole genome shotgun sequence genome:
ctatttattttagaGGTATAGTGGCCTGATTGATCAGGCACTGGACtggcactcaggagacctggtcTTGTCTGGGCCCTCGAGATGCTACGGCAATACAAACAAtaacagtatttatttattttggatggTCCAGTGGTAGAAACTGTGATTGTTCATAGGGATTCTGTTACGAACCCCAAGTGAAAGTGGTATTTGCACACCCTGGAAGTGATAGGATCCTgccctgggtttttttatttggagtgtgattttactctgaaaagtgactgtaaaaatggagAGTTTAATCTGGTTCCTGCCTTTAACTCTCTCCTCTCCATGGTGCCCAATTGTCACATCTTGAGAAGAAGAGAACGTCTCATCATACTTCTCAAATGTCCCTCATAGGAGGCGCGTTACTTATTTTAGTCCCAAAGCTACCCACTTTCCCTACAAATTTGCCACCCCTCTTCCTTATACTGTTGAAAATTATTTACCTAAGAAACAAAGAACCATTAAGATGCAGTTTACAGTCAGTTATTTACACTAAAGGAAGGGATTGACCAGCATTTTCAATTTCCTGCATGAACCATTTTTAGTGTCCTTGATTTTGGGTCTTGGTCACATATTGTGTCTCACAATTCAGCCGTGGCAAGTTGAGATGTATGGGTCTCTGACATTTGTTCTGCAATTCCTAAGCATGAATGGAAAATAATTAATTGCTCTTCCTGATTTAATTACAGTATGACTTCAGTTGCACGGCAAGACCCTCAAAAGAAGAGCAAACAGAAGTCTGGTAGTGTCTCTGAGATCATTATTGCTGGTGAGGGCATAAGCTCCTCTCCAAAGGTTGAGAAGAACCTAACCTTACAGCAGGAGAAATCTCAAACAGTCCAGCCGGTTGCTGCCAGGAAGGGAACACTGCCTAGTCTGAAGAGAGAACTAACCTCCTTGTGGGTTCAGGAGAAGTTTCAGGCTGTAAAAAGGCTAAcatcctctctctcttctcctgaaatAGCCATTGTCCCTCCCTCAGTGAGAGATCTCTCAGCTGTGTTTGAAGAAATCCAGGTTATTAAGGGGACATTGCAGGTACTTTCAGACTCATCTATGGAAATTAAAGCCAAGCTCTCCAAAGTACACAGTGAAATCTCACAGATCAACATGTTGATGGAGAAAAATGAATCAGGAATCAGCCAAGTTGGAGACCAAGTAAAGATTCAAGTCACTAAACCGGAGGCCAACTCTCCAGATATGAAAACACAGCTCTGTCTTGCAGACAAACAGGACCTTACCCtacagcaggagcagcagaggtCTGTAACGCAGGAGTCCGGTGCTGCTTCAGGAAAAGTGGTGGAGCAACACAATGTCAAGAATCAATGGGACCTCACTCTTTGGCAAGGGAAGACGAAATCTGAAACAGCAGGGCCCCTGATAACAGGAGACTGGACAAGCTTGCAAACTCAACAGAACTCCTTCCCACTACCGCAGGAGGAAGGCAATGGTCATGTATGAATGTTCTCCATTTATTACAGCTTCCTTCCCACTTACACCATCTGGGCCATACCACAAGCTAATCCCAGGCAACCCAGGCCTCTCTGCCTATTTATGCCACCCAATCCAGGTCTCTGCATATTTAACCTACAGAATCTGGGCTTCTTTGTACACTTATCCTACACAATCTGGCTCTCTCCACATATTTTTTCTACCTGATCTGGGCTTCTCTGAAGCACCATGCACCCAGACCGGGCCTCTGGGCAGACTCATCCCACTTGACCTATGCCATATGAAACAAGCTAGCAAAGGTTTAGGCTAATGCTTTCAAATGTTGACGCCTAATGCTAGGCCCATAAATCCATATGTAGACACCTACTTAAAAGGCCATAATCTCAGACATGCTGAAAACCCAGCAGTCCTCACTGAACTCAGTAGAGGCTGGGTTCTGTGCATCTCTGAAAACCAAACAAATTAGGTGTTTAAATATGATCTGAAATGCCTAACTTTATTATTACTAGTatgtgtattactgtagcacctaggagcctttTCTGTCAtggaccccattgtggtaggcgcAGTATAAACAGAGaataaagacagtccctgccatcAAAGAGCTCCTACCATCTAAGGAATCCACGTTTGAAAATTCTGTCCTGAGGAAACCTTGCAATCTGCTGGGTGATTCAAGTGACTGAACCTCTAAGGAGCCCTAGTGAGGGACTGGTCTTTGGCCAGATTCCTCTTGCTTTTAGTCTCCCCAGTGCGGGTGGCATCTAGAGCTGTGCCATCAATGAAAGGGTTTATCTTGTTTATTTCAGAGCAGCAAAGAGCATATTAGTCTGGTCTCACTTACCGACCTGGTGCTGACAACTGTAGCCAGTCTGAAGGACTCTGACAATGCCAATGAAGCAGCCACGACAACACTGGCTGCAATTCTGGAGCACCATAGGGCTGAGATGAAGGAGAAGGTAAGAGGGCAGAAGCTGTGAGTGGTGGAAATTGGAGTTTTCTATGCTGGGGGCAGTGAATGGACCTTCTTTGTGGGTTTGTATAGTGACTTTGCCATAATGTAACAGGTGTACCAAAACTGCTCATGTTCTTAATCGTATCCACGTCTGTATTATTGCAGTAGCCCTCTACTAGGCATTAAACTAATCATCTGTGTCTTCATTGCAACAGTGAGCTATGTGCTGCTATATGAATGAGCTGCCAGTATGAACTTGTGAATCAAGTCTTCTACAGGAAAGATGCTCTGTCACAGTTCCTCCCAATCCAGGGCTCCTTCAGACGCGTCTTGTCCTTCTTACTCTTCTCTGGGGCTTCATGCTCACTCCATGGgttctaaagcctggtctacactaggcgtttaaaccggttttaggagcgtaaaaccgatttaacgccacaaccgtccacactaagaggcaccatatatcgattttaatggctctttaaaccggtttctgtactcctccctaacgagaggagtaacgctagtatcggtattaacatatcggattagggttagtgtggacgctgatcgacggtattggcctccgggagctatcccacagtgcagcagtgaccgctctggaccgcaatctgaactcggatgcagtggtcaggtagacaggaaaagccccgcgaacttttgaatatttcctgtttgcccagcgtggagctccgatcagcacgggtggcgatgcagtccgaaatcaaaataaagaaagagctccagcacggaccatgcggatgtgatcactgtaagggcaggcaaatctgttctatcagcgctccgttacagaagatgaaattcagaatccttttttaaaaatctccagacagacgccatagcagggactcagcgcactgcagcgtgacaagcgtaacggaaagccaaagaatcaaatggacgctcatggactggaggactggaggactgaagctatcccacagttcctgcagcctccgaaaagtatttgcattcttggctgagctccaaatgcttctagggtcaaacacagtgtccgcggtgggtcagggcatagcttggcaatctactcacccccgcCACCCACcctcagaagtgaaagggaaaacaatcctctgactcttttacatgtcaccctatctttactgaatgctgcagatagacacgatgctgcagccgtcaacaccaacatcctcactccccccctgccatgggtggctgatggtacaaaaggactggtaaccgtcctcgtcatcagcctattggcacatggggcagtaaccatgctgactagcatccgtcaggtcgatcaagggcgcctggccctaattttttctggtggatggtgcagtatggctggtaaccatcgtcatcatagcaacagggggctgagctccatcagcccccacccttcatgtgtaaagaacagattcagttgcccctggactagcagagggatgctgggcttctctcctacacactgcttaatgtcctgtctggactatcatagcagctggaggctgccttccactcatttctcactaacaagtcaccatgtctttttattcctgcattctttattacttcatcacacaagtggggggacaatgctacggtagcccagaaaggctgggggaagaatggaatcaacaggtggggttgttacaggagcaccccctgtgaatagcatacagatcatagtttctgcaggatctgacacagagcagctgtgctctctggttctataatacagtggttatctagtacacttgcctatattctaggcaggactgattctatttttagataccaaaaaggagggattgactcagggagtcattcccaattttggcttttgcgcccctggctaagagcagccaggggcacttatgacagcagcaaatggtacaaaaggactggtagccatgatcatcttagttccaatttatggaagggtttggatggtgcagtatggctggtaaccatctctgctgtcatgcaaaagcaaaagcatgcttctgtgtagcgctgctgaatcgcctctgtgagcggcatctagtacacatacggtgagagtcacaaaaggcaaaacaagctccatgattgccatgctatggcatctgccagggcaatccaggggaaaaaggcgcgaaatgcttgtctgccgttgctttcccagaggaaggagtgactaacgacatttacccagaaccacccgcgacaatgatttttgccccatcaggcactgggatctcaacccggaagttccaaggggcgggggaggctgcgggaactatgggatagctagggaatagctacccacagtgcaacgctccagaagccgacgctagcctcggaccgcggacgcacaccaccgaattaatgggcttagtgtggccgcgcgcaatcgattttataaaatctgttttacaaaaccggtttatgcaaattcggaatagtcctgtagtgtagacgtaccctaagtctgtCAAATTTGTTATTGTGGTCTCTGTACCTTTTTGCCCTGTGTATCACATCTGTCTGAGTTAACAGTATAAGCTCCACAGAGCAGGAACCATGTCTCTCCAGGTATTTCATAAAGACCCAAATACACATGGCCAGAAATAACTACAGATATGATTAACAAGAATTCAGTTCCCACCACCATGAAGAAGTGAATCTTTGAGTGTCTTTTCTTTTGCTCCAGGTGTCAGACATTGTGGATGGCATCTATTTCCAGATAAACAATGTCCCAGAGGGCAGTGCCAGGCGGGCAGCTCTCAGGGTGGTGTGTTCATTGGCTGAGGAGTACCCAGAGGAAGTGGTCTCAAGCCTTCTGAGACACTCACTCCCATGCGACAGGTAATTGCATTCATGCATAGCCCCTTTCCAGCGCCTTTCATgtgaggctctcaaagcactcgATACATTGCAATGACTTGAGCCTCACAACCCCTCTGAGGTACGTCAGtactctccccattttacagactgggaaattgaagagaggtgaagtgacttgcctaagctCAGGCGCTGGGAATAAGACCTAGGAATCCTGACTctcattcccagtctccatgggCGATGGGTGCTTGTTAAGACATAAACCGTGGCTCTAGGGGCACATGTTGGTCTTTGGGGCCCTACACATGCCTCTCATGAGCCTGGTAGGTCTGGTCAGAGCGCTGTCTCAGTTTGATGGTGCAAAACTTCCACTGCATTTTGATTTTACAGAACCAAACCCAGCCTGGTTCAGATCCAGCTCCTATCAATCCAAATGTGGAGTGATGGTTCTGTTTTTGTCTCATCCTGTCATCCCTGCATTTCTTCCTGTTTCCTGACGGAACACATTCCGAGCAGATTCCCTCTGTGCTGTAGGCCTCCCCTGGAACCGTGTTTAGGGGCCTGGCTCCATTTTAGGCCTCACAAGTGCAGTCAGACCCTGGAAAGGGAGTTCAGGAGAAACTTCTCCATGCAGAGGGTGATTAATGAACACAATGGAgcacagataccatggtgatgggggcTATATAAGTACCTAAATAGGGGAGAGTGGTGAAGGTCTGATCAGTATGCCTACATTTCTGAATTTTCAGCAAAGCTGCTGAGCTGTGGAAGGGCCTGTGCACAAACCTAGAAATCAACGCCAAAGTTATGTGGCAGCTGCTCAGAGAGCTGAAACAGAGACCCCGACtccaggagagcagcagcagctctggtgATGGAGCCTCCCTCACTCCACTGGCTGTGAGTAATTAAACCAACAGGCCTTCCCATTCCAGAGAAAGGGAGCAGCTCTGTATCCTCCTTCATGTTGACCAGCAGCATGTCGGAGTACTGAGGGATGATGCTGGTGACACATCTGGGGGGAATAGTGTGTATGGGTTCCACATCTGCCTGATGACACTCTGAAAGTCTCCCTGTCTTTTGTACGTTACCTTCCACCATGACTTTTTACCATGACCACCCCTTCTGActaggggtggctctatgttttttgccgccccaagcacagcagtcaggcggccttcggcggcagcctgcggatggtccgctggtcacgtggcttcggcggcatttctgcaggtgatctgccgttcccgcgcctttggcgtacccgccgccgaattgccgctgaagccgcgggaccagcggacctcccgcaggcatgccgccgaatgctgcctgactgccgccctcacgctGACTGGCACACCActccccatggcttgccgccccaggcacgcgcttgctgcactggtgcctggagccacccctgcttcggACAGAAGACCGGATGGACTCATTTGGAGGAAAAGCAAGTTCTTAACCCACCAGAGGGGTCAGCATCATCATCTGTTTCTCAGGGCAAAGCACTCTGCCTCCTCACAGCCCCTTCTATAGTAGGCTAAATTTCCCGCTTGAACACATGTCTAGGTGAGCTTAATGATAATCCTTCTTACTGGCAGGGCCCTACTGAAGTGATTCCATTTTGCCTTTGCAATTGGGACACCATTTAACGAGCCTGTTAGTAACTTGGGAAATGTGGTCGAAATGAAACttctataaggtggatgcacaactggttgaaagactgtacccACAAAGTATTTACCAAGcagggaggatgtatctagtggggtccatAGGGGTCAGTCCTtggtctggtactagtcaatatttttattaatgacttggataatggagtgaagagtatgcttattacatttgcagatgacaccaagttgggagggattgcaagcactttggaggacaggattagaattcaaaatgagattgacaaattggtctgaaatcaacaagatgaaatttaataaagacaaaagCAAAAAGTAGTACACTTAGGAAGGGAAAATCaagtgcacaactacaaaatgggaaataatcgTTTAGGTAGtgatactgctgaaaaggatctgggaattatagtggatcacaaatcgaatgagtcaactgtgtgatgcagttgagaaaaaggctaatgttcTGGGGTGTTGTGATCctaagcacccctgtattcacaccctacacactattgtaataatctttgtacaaaatatggctggtgaggtatcatttgaaaactaataagtcattgatcattaatattcttgcgtGATGTATGCACATGgtgtgtattaagagttatgaatGTATGCTGCAATTATTACTAAtgtgtgtttaaaccaggcacGTCAGGGGGAGTTGGTAAAGAGGTCTGctttagacaaaggaatgtgtatttgcttCTCTGACCAGCCCGGTCATCTGATTGAGACAATGAAGGTCCATTTTTACATACCAGGTAAACAAGACTATCAAGCAAAGAAGATGGGGAGGAGACAGTATGGCATCTACACTCAGCCAGAAAGAGAAGCTTGGTTtgggttttacttttcaaaaaatACATTGCAAAGGTTTATTGGTCTATAAAGATAGGGGCTGAACCTAAAATGATAAGTAATTGAATCAACTCATGTTCTACAATATTACCGTATTATAATGTAGGGTGAGGTATTTTCTGGAACTTAATGGCACATGAGTGATgaatatcactgtgaaatgtcTGTATTATACTGTATGAAGAAATATGGATACGCAATGATATTATGAAGTAAAGTCTGTGGCCAAACAGGGAGAAATGGGTTCCCTCCCAGAAAGGAGAGAAGGTAGCTATCTATAtaaattaagcatggtggaatcaaatcaatggaagccccatttacatcCAGAGGGATGGGAAACCCACAGGAAGGGAAAAACAGCATGAGGGCATCCGGCCTCTGCAAACAAAGTcactgaactttggaagatatgagcaaagacagaagccatctttggcaccCATCGCTAAACAGacacaagggaacagagctcttgcaagtTGAGAAAGATGGGTCTTCAGTCCAGAGGTGGTTGAAATCTCTGAAAACTGAATAAAagtgagaaaccatcttgaacaaagcttgcaccttgctagattaagttttagacttttagatacGTGTTTTCACTTTgatttgcttgtaaccctttctaaaTTTATTCCTTTTACCTGGCATCACCTAACCTCTGTCCtcttgttaataaatttgttttatttttttactataaaccaactcagtgctgtgtttacAGGGAAGGGTGTATTCACCTCTGTAAAGTTAATAAGCTGTGACGTGATTTTGTGTCTTTAGAAGAACAAACTAACTTTTTCATGTCTGGACTGTCCAGGATGGGGCTGGGCATTGCAGCGCACACAGTTTTTGCCTTCCCTTTTGATTCTTTCTTCTTGGGTAGACAGGCCATGAAGAGgaggagtcctgtttgccttcctccccaccttcaataggatttacataaggtgggaatgctttgtttcccaaacttgaccccccttcccttacagtggaaagttacaagaagtcccatgTAATgttttaggctttggctacacttacacttcaaagcggcagcgctttgaagcgctaagtgtagtcaaagcgccagcgctgggagaaagctctcccagcgctgtccgtactccacctccctgtggggaataacggacagcgctgggagccgcgctgggagccagcgctggggctttgaccacactggcgctttgcagcgccgcaatttgcagcgctggagagggtgtgttttcacaccctgctgcagcgctgcaaatttgtaagtgtagccaagcccttagtatcAGGGGACAAGACCACTTGACTCTGTAAGATCACAGTATCCATGAGTCAGCAGCAGTATGGAGAGTCCCCAGGAAGGCCAAGACTTTCACAGTCTATTGTCCTTGCTGATGGGTCAtccgccctgtctggcttttccattgttgtacctgaagtgttagcagtgggcgtcacccaaagtaccatagttgaaatacagatacatagtcaatattcctaacttcagatacagaaatgatacaggcatacacatTGGATAAtcgcattcagtaaatcataacctttccaatgatatctcacatgagccatcttgcataacgtatatctcagttatgtcatactcatatcataagcatattttcataaagaatatggaagaACACATCACACGGGGATGAACAGTTCTCCATGTCCacggaaggtaggacaagaagtaatgggcttaagctGCAGCAAAGTGAGCTATTAGCTTTCTAACTCTAAACTCTGGAATAGGGTTCCCAGGGAGgctatggaatccccatcactggaggtttttaagaacgggTTGGACAAGCACCTATCAGAGGTGagctaggtttacttggtcctgcctcagcaagggggactggacttgatggccTCTCCAGTTGCCTTCCAGCCcaaaatttctatgattctatgtagggGAGACAGAGGATTTTAGAGTTAGATTTGTTTCTTTTACCTTCTTCAGGCAACCAGAGCCTTGTCTGAGATGCTTACTATCTATGTGTGCATTGGAGCAACGCGGGGCTTCTACCCCCAGCTATTCCTAGCCCTGCTGACTCAAGTTCACTACCTGGTGAGTCTGCCGGGCTACACTGAGGTCACCAGAAGGGAGTGCGGCCAGCAGAACAGGCTCACGACAGCCAACCATGTGAGGTAATTATGGAAAAAAGCAGATGCTAATGAGGCAAGTCACCACATGGGTGGTTCCtcgtggcagggcttgggcagaaCCTACTGAAGGCTCGGATGTGAACACAAATCACTCTCTGGAGGAGAGGTCCTGTTGAAGGTGCTCTGGCTTAACTCAGATGGACACAAACCTAGTAAAAGTCTCTAGCTGCTTCCCTTCCATGTTGCCTTACAAGCAGTAAACTCCAAAATTCAACAAACCATGAAGGGTAGTTCCTATGCTTCCTCCAAGCATCCTTTCTTGGCTTCTGATCAATAACAAACCTGTTTTTAAAGACGATGAGCTTAAACAGCCTCAGCTGCATCTGAATGGCTCCCAGCTTGTCAGGCTTCCCTGAGCTGCCTCTGAA
This genomic interval carries:
- the MROH6 gene encoding maestro heat-like repeat-containing protein family member 6 isoform X1; amino-acid sequence: MTSVARQDPQKKSKQKSGSVSEIIIAGEGISSSPKVEKNLTLQQEKSQTVQPVAARKGTLPSLKRELTSLWVQEKFQAVKRLTSSLSSPEIAIVPPSVRDLSAVFEEIQVIKGTLQVLSDSSMEIKAKLSKVHSEISQINMLMEKNESGISQVGDQVKIQVTKPEANSPDMKTQLCLADKQDLTLQQEQQRSVTQESGAASGKVVEQHNVKNQWDLTLWQGKTKSETAGPLITGDWTSLQTQQNSFPLPQEEGNGHSSKEHISLVSLTDLVLTTVASLKDSDNANEAATTTLAAILEHHRAEMKEKVSDIVDGIYFQINNVPEGSARRAALRVVCSLAEEYPEEVVSSLLRHSLPCDSKAAELWKGLCTNLEINAKVMWQLLRELKQRPRLQESSSSSGDGASLTPLAATRALSEMLTIYVCIGATRGFYPQLFLALLTQVHYLVSLPGYTEVTRRECGQQNRLTTANHVSCAVESLKTLLIRDRKEIVLPWMEKVGGWDLLSSAEGYLEGVLLLARAMVTHSSYHLSGLLASTIPNLHTEDEERKLTAIAFFAGLLRSKSVTKLLPKRTILGRLEEWRIDPRPTVRWLSLHGLGNMALHRQKVKQLQALLPAILVGLNETHERLVREAITALGSILRHHRDRVNISSICVRIVKTLRPFLDDPRDKVRSSAIGLFGNLLSGLNLKSKSIMQEQVLSSLVPLLLHLHDQDREVVESCEWTLARCNDFMGWKLLEEIFTMAHYDNQQALCKVCKHLVQRYSGRVHKFLSQGQHYLKSGQAPVRRVASMFTGFIVHHMDASCMSVGDMSSLLSALSNSLLDPEPSVCSVASVSIQQVKQVSENLAVTSVLISLRRLFCCMTSQNREKPLYEDSPFKRKRWLELQDSKIA
- the MROH6 gene encoding maestro heat-like repeat-containing protein family member 6 isoform X2 yields the protein MTSVARQDPQKKSKQKSGSVSEIIIAGEGISSSPKVEKNLTLQQEKSQTVQPVAARKGTLPSLKRELTSLWVQEKFQAVKRLTSSLSSPEIAIVPPSVRDLSAVFEEIQVIKGTLQVLSDSSMEIKAKLSKVHSEISQINMLMEKNESGISQVGDQVKIQVTKPEANSPDMKTQLCLADKQDLTLQQEQQRSVTQESGAASGKVVEQHNVKNQWDLTLWQGKTKSETAGPLITGDWTSLQTQQNSFPLPQEEGNGHSSKEHISLVSLTDLVLTTVASLKDSDNANEAATTTLAAILEHHRAEMKEKVSDIVDGIYFQINNVPEGSARRAALRVVCSLAEEYPEEVVSSLLRHSLPCDSKAAELWKGLCTNLEINAKVMWQLLRELKQRPRLQESSSSSGDGASLTPLAATRALSEMLTIYVCIGATRGFYPQLFLALLTQVHYLVSLPGYTEVTRRECGQQNRLTTANHVSCAVESLKTLLIRDRKEIVLPWMEKVGGWDLLSSAEGYLEGVLLLARAMVTHSSYHLSGLLASTIPNLHTEDEERKLTAIAFFAGLLRSKSVTKLLPKRTILGRLEEWRIDPRPTVRWLSLHGLGNMALHRQKVKQLQALLPAILVGLNETHERLVREAITALGSILRHHRDRVNISSICVRIVKTLRPFLDDEQVLSSLVPLLLHLHDQDREVVESCEWTLARCNDFMGWKLLEEIFTMAHYDNQQALCKVCKHLVQRYSGRVHKFLSQGQHYLKSGQAPVRRVASMFTGFIVHHMDASCMSVGDMSSLLSALSNSLLDPEPSVCSVASVSIQQVKQVSENLAVTSVLISLRRLFCCMTSQNREKPLYEDSPFKRKRWLELQDSKIA
- the MROH6 gene encoding maestro heat-like repeat-containing protein family member 6 isoform X3; translation: MTSVARQDPQKKSKQKSGSVSEIIIAGEGISSSPKVEKNLTLQQEKSQTVQPVAARKGTLPSLKRELTSLWVQEKFQAVKRLTSSLSSPEIAIVPPSVRDLSAVFEEIQVIKGTLQVLSDSSMEIKAKLSKVHSEISQINMLMEKNESGISQVGDQVKIQVTKPEANSPDMKTQLCLADKQDLTLQQEQQRSVTQESGAASGKVVEQHNVKNQWDLTLWQGKTKSETAGPLITGDWTSLQTQQNSFPLPQEEGNGHSSKEHISLVSLTDLVLTTVASLKDSDNANEAATTTLAAILEHHRAEMKEKVSDIVDGIYFQINNVPEGSARRAALRVVCSLAEEYPEEVVSSLLRHSLPCDSKAAELWKGLCTNLEINAKVMWQLLRELKQRPRLQESSSSSGDGASLTPLAATRALSEMLTIYVCIGATRGFYPQLFLALLTQVHYLVSLPGYTEVTRRECGQQNRLTTANHVSCAVESLKTLLIRDRKEIVLPWMEKVGGWDLLSSAEGYLEGVLLLARAMVTHSSYHLSGLLASTIPNLHTEDEERKLTAIAFFAGLLRSKSVTKLLPKRTILGRLEEWRIDPRPTVRWLSLHGLGNMALHRQKVKQLQALLPAILVGLNETHERLVREAITALGSILRHHRDRVNISSICVRIVKTLRPFLDDPRDKVRSSAIGLFGNLLSGLNLKSKSIMQEQVLSSLVPLLLHLHDQDREVVESCEWTLARCNDFMGWKLLEEIFTMAHYDNQQALCKVCKHLVQRYSGRVHKFLSQGQHYLKSGQAPVRRVASMFTGFIVHHMDASCMSVGDMSSLLSASEASL